CGAGATTCGGGCCATTGCACGTTTTGCCGTGATATCGCTGGCTGTTCTGCCCCTTCTGCCCGATCAGGCCTATGGTCCGTATGATGCCTGGAACCCTCATAAACTCTGGCTGATGGTTGTCCTTGTATCCGGCATTTCCTTCGCTGGCTATGTGGCAGCCAAGCGTTTTGGAAGCACACGGGGAATTCTGGTGACCGCGATAGCAGGGGCTGTTGTCTCATCGACAGCGGTTACAGCTTCCCTGGCCATGCGACTGCGTCAGGGTGACGGGATACAGAAAGTGCTGACTGCAGGCATTGCTGCTGCCTCAGCTGTCATGTTTTTGCGTGTTCTGGTTCTGGTGGCAATTCTGGCTCCGTTTGCCCTGGCATCAACAGCCCTGCTGATTGGTCCTGCCGCGCTTTTCAGTACCGGCTTTGCAGGATGGCTCTTCAGTCGTACCGGCGGAAAAGAGGAAAAGGGAGCCGATGTGATTTCCCTGCGTAATCCGTTCGACATAAGGTCAGCGGTTATTCTGGCAGGGCTTGTCATGGTATTGTCCGTTATTGCCCGGTGGACACTGGATCACGTGGGGGATGCAGGACTGGCTGCAGCGCTGGCCGTATCCGGAATGGCAGATGTGGACTCTGCTGTCATTACCATTGGAACCTTGCCCCGGGGCAGCCTTGATGCCAAGATCGCAGGTCTGATCCTGGCAGCGTGTGTGATGATCAATACCCTTGTCAAGGCCGGGATCCTGGTGGGTATTGCAGGCTGGTCTGCGGGATGGAAAGCTGCGCTTCCGCTGGTGCTCAGCGTTGCTGCAGGCCTTCTGGTCCTGCCAGTGCTTCTTGTTCAGGGTTAAGTCCGGATTTTCTGAAACCTGCAGGGAAGGGTATGCCATGAAAGCGCTTGTCTATAAGGGGCCCGGTCAGAAGGCCGTTGAGGAGAGGCCTGTACCCCGGATCCAGGTCCCGACGGACGCTGTCGTAAGGATAACGAAAACAACCATCTGCGGTACGGACCTGCATATCCTGAAGGGAGATGTGCCCACCTGCGAGCCCGGGCGCATTCTGGGTCATGAAGGCACAGGCATTGTGGAAAAAACAGGGGAGGGGGTGACGTCAGTCAAACCCGGAGACCGTGTGCTGATTTCCTGCATCACATCCTGCGGCCGGTGCGAGTACTGCCGCAAACAGATGTACTCCCATTGCACTGACGGGGGCTGGATCCTGGGGCATAAAATTGACGGCACGCAGGCCGAATACGTGCGCATTCCCCATGCCGATACCAGCCTCCATAAACTGCCGCCAGGGGTGGACGAGGAATCCATCGTCATGCTCAGCGATATCCTGCCCACGGGATACGAATGCGGTGTGCTGAACGGAAAAATAAAGCCGGGCGATACTGTGGCCATTGTCGGTGCCGGGCCCATCGGTTTGGCGACCCTGCTGACGGCCCAGTTCTATGCCCCGTCAGAAATCATCATGATTGATGTGGACGTGAACCGTCTGGAGGTGGCCAAAAAGCTGGGTGCGACTGCCTGTATCAACGCCGGGAAAAATGCGGTCGAAACTGTCATGACAATGACAGGGGGACGGGGTGTGGATGTTGCCATTGAGGCGGTAGGTGTTCCGGCCACCTTTGTCATGTGCGAGGATATTGTGACCGCAGGCGGCGTCATTGCCAACATCGGCGTGCATGGCGTCAAGGCCGACCTGCACCTGGAGCGGCTGTGGAGCCACAACATCACGATCACCACACGGCTGGTGGATACGGTGTCCACGCCCCTGCTCCTGAAAACTGTCGGATCCGGAAAACTGGATCCGCTGCAGCTGATCACGCACCGCTTCAGTTTCAGCCAGATCCTTGAGGCCTATGAGACTTTCAGTAAAGCTGCGGACACGCGCGCGCTAAAAGTGATTATCAGCGCTTCTGCCTGACGACGATACGGGCATCCAGGGCGATAACGCCCTTTTCCCCGGCCAGCAGGGGGTTGATGTCCAGTTCCTGGATCAGGGGTTGCTCGACCGCCATGTGGGACAGCCTGACCAGAGTTTCCGCAATGGCGTCGAGATCTGCTGGTGGCCGGTTACGGTAGCCTTTCAGAAGTTTATGGATACGTGTGCGCGCCATAAGTTCATGGGCGGATACCAGATCCAGCGGCGGAAGGGCTACAGCCCTGTCCGCAACCACCTCGGCGGATGTTCCTCCTGCTCCGAAGAGCAGAGTGGGCCCGAAGGTCCTGTCCGTCGCAATCCCCAGAATGAGTTCGTATGAATCCTGCATATGCAGCATGGGCTGGACGGTCAGGCCCAGGATTGTGGCGTCCGGGCGTGCCTTCCTGACTTTTTCCAGTATGTCCTTGGCCGTGACGGCGGCTTCCACGGCACTGCATATGCCCAGAACAACGCCACCAACGTCAGACTTGTGCGTGATGTCGTTGGACAGGATCTTGACGGCCAGGGAATCCGTACCTTCCCGCAAAAGCAGTCCAGCGACGGTTTCAACCTCTTCGGGTGCCTGCGCCTGGACTGTGGGAACAACAGGAATGCCATAAGCTCCCAGGATTTCCTTGCTTTCAATCTCGTTCAGGATGGTGCGCCGGGCGCGGGCCACATCCATCAGGATACTGCCCGCTTTTTCAGGATCTGTTCCTGAAAGGGGAGCCTTATCCAGAATAGTCCCTTTCAGCTTATCCTGCAACTGTGAGTACTGCATCAGGCAGGACAGGCTGCGGACAGCGTCTTCCGGTGTGCCGTAGGCGGGGATATTGTGACGTGCAAAAAGGTCCCGGGCTTTCTGGGCTGTGGCATATCCCATCCAGCAAGCCAGGACCGGTTTCCGGCCTGGGTGCGTTTCCAGGGTTTCAATGACGGCTTTTGCTGCATCCATGCTGGACGCCAGGGCTGTAGGACAGTTGGTGACCAGAACGGCGTCGACACCCGGATCTTCCAGAACGACTTTCAAAGCTGTCTGATAGCGTTCGGGACCGGCATCGCCGATGATGTCCACCGGATTGCTCCGGGACCAGGTGGCGGGCAGAATCCTGTCGAGTTTTTCCAGGGTCCGGGTGTCCAGATCTGCAACCTTTCCGCCGCAGTCGATCAGCCGGTCTACGGCCAGAACGCCTGCGCCGCCGCCATTTGTGACAATACCGATCCTGTTGCCCGGAATGCCTTTCAGGCGGCTGAGGGTCACGGCGGCATCAAACAGGTCTTCCACATCCATAATGCGCACAAGGCCGGTCTGGCGAAAGGCCGCATCATAGACATCGTCTGCCCCGGCCAGGGCGCCGGTGTGGGATGTTGCCGCCTTTGCGCCTTCCGCATGTCGGCCTGCCTTGATGACGACGACGGGCTTGAGGGCCGAGATGGTCCGCGCTGCAGCCATAAATCCGGCAGCATCAGTGAGCTCCTCCAGATACATCAGGACAGCGCTGGTCTGTGGATCACTGGCCAGCCACTGCAGGGTTTGGCCGATATCCACATCACACATGTTCCCCATTGAGACGATGGCTGAAAATCCGATGTTTTCCCGTCTGGACCAGTCAATCACCGCACTGATGATTGCCCCGGACTGGGAAATGAAGGCCAGGTTCCCGGAAGGGGGATCAAGGTGGCCAAAACTGCTGTTCAGGTCCAGCGGGGGGATCATCAGGCCAAAGCAGTTCGGGCCGATGATCCTTGTACCAAAAGGCTCAGCAGCTTTCAGGACGGCGTCCGTGTCGACGCCAGCCGTGATGATGACGATAGCGCGGGTTCCCCTGGCGCCAATATCAGAAACCAGCCGGGGAACAGTCTGTGGCGGCGTGGCGATGATGGCCAAGTCGGGAGTGTCCGGCAGGGACTGTGCATCCGGCCAGCATTTGTGGCCGCTGATTTCTGTATGCCGGGGATTGACCAGCCAGATGGACCCCTGAAAACCTGCGCCCAGCAGGTTACGCACTACAGTCCGGCCTACAGAGCCCAATCTGTCGCTGGCTCCGAAAAAAGCAACGGAACGCGGCCGGAACATCGCCTCCGGAAATTGCGCCATAGGGTACCTCTTCCAGAAACAGGATACCGGATTGTAGCCCCCTGTCCGGTCAAAGTATACTTCCCGTACCGGTACATCATTCGGGGTTACGCACATGCGGGCCATGGTTCTGGAAAAACAGGGCGAACCCCTGCAGCTGCGCGAGATGCCGGTGCGCGTCTGTGCTCAGGACAGTATGAAATGAAAGACTTCCACAACCTGCTTCGCTGGCTTTTCACCGGATCCCGCTGGCAGCTGGCCGTCGTTGCCGCCAGTCTTCTGGCCATGGCCGCGCATCTTGCCCTGCGGGCGTTTCCCGTATCGTTTCTGGATGAAGACATTCCGCTTCTGGCCGTCATCATTGCTGGCGGCATACCGCTGGTCCTGGGGATCCTGCGCAAACTGTCCCGGGGGGATTTCGGGACAGACATGCTGGCCGCTGTCTCCCTGGTGACAGCTGTCTGGCTCGACCAGTATCTGGCGGCAACCCTGGTCATCCTGATGCTGTCAGGGGGAGGGGCCCTGGAGGCTTTCGCCATGCGCAAGGCTGCTTCGGTATTGTCGGCCCTGGCCGGGCGCATGCCATCCATTGCCCACCGTCGGCATGGGGACAGGATTGAGGACATCGCCATTTCTGATATTCAGGTGGGCGACAGTATCGTTGTGTACCCGCATGAAACCGCGCCGGTGGACGGGACCGTGACCGAGGGCCGCGGCTCCATGGATGAATCCTATCTGACGGGCGAACCGTACCGGATATCCAAGGTTCCGGGGGCCGCCGTGATTTCCGGCGCTATCAACGGTGAAACGGTCCTGACGGTTCTGGCTGAAAGGCTGCCATC
The genomic region above belongs to Pseudomonadota bacterium and contains:
- a CDS encoding zinc-dependent alcohol dehydrogenase family protein, coding for MKALVYKGPGQKAVEERPVPRIQVPTDAVVRITKTTICGTDLHILKGDVPTCEPGRILGHEGTGIVEKTGEGVTSVKPGDRVLISCITSCGRCEYCRKQMYSHCTDGGWILGHKIDGTQAEYVRIPHADTSLHKLPPGVDEESIVMLSDILPTGYECGVLNGKIKPGDTVAIVGAGPIGLATLLTAQFYAPSEIIMIDVDVNRLEVAKKLGATACINAGKNAVETVMTMTGGRGVDVAIEAVGVPATFVMCEDIVTAGGVIANIGVHGVKADLHLERLWSHNITITTRLVDTVSTPLLLKTVGSGKLDPLQLITHRFSFSQILEAYETFSKAADTRALKVIISASA
- a CDS encoding DUF4010 domain-containing protein; the protein is MAEAFLAAMAPFQGVMLALALGFLIGIERGWSRREAPDGARVAGIRTFALLGLTGGIAGEAGRQFSLVPASVILAAAAATLLAGYALGVRRQESVSATTTVAGIITLGLGFFAAMGQGVLASVLAAIMMLVLASRHQLHGWLVHLNQIEIRAIARFAVISLAVLPLLPDQAYGPYDAWNPHKLWLMVVLVSGISFAGYVAAKRFGSTRGILVTAIAGAVVSSTAVTASLAMRLRQGDGIQKVLTAGIAAASAVMFLRVLVLVAILAPFALASTALLIGPAALFSTGFAGWLFSRTGGKEEKGADVISLRNPFDIRSAVILAGLVMVLSVIARWTLDHVGDAGLAAALAVSGMADVDSAVITIGTLPRGSLDAKIAGLILAACVMINTLVKAGILVGIAGWSAGWKAALPLVLSVAAGLLVLPVLLVQG
- a CDS encoding acetate--CoA ligase family protein, with the protein product MAQFPEAMFRPRSVAFFGASDRLGSVGRTVVRNLLGAGFQGSIWLVNPRHTEISGHKCWPDAQSLPDTPDLAIIATPPQTVPRLVSDIGARGTRAIVIITAGVDTDAVLKAAEPFGTRIIGPNCFGLMIPPLDLNSSFGHLDPPSGNLAFISQSGAIISAVIDWSRRENIGFSAIVSMGNMCDVDIGQTLQWLASDPQTSAVLMYLEELTDAAGFMAAARTISALKPVVVIKAGRHAEGAKAATSHTGALAGADDVYDAAFRQTGLVRIMDVEDLFDAAVTLSRLKGIPGNRIGIVTNGGGAGVLAVDRLIDCGGKVADLDTRTLEKLDRILPATWSRSNPVDIIGDAGPERYQTALKVVLEDPGVDAVLVTNCPTALASSMDAAKAVIETLETHPGRKPVLACWMGYATAQKARDLFARHNIPAYGTPEDAVRSLSCLMQYSQLQDKLKGTILDKAPLSGTDPEKAGSILMDVARARRTILNEIESKEILGAYGIPVVPTVQAQAPEEVETVAGLLLREGTDSLAVKILSNDITHKSDVGGVVLGICSAVEAAVTAKDILEKVRKARPDATILGLTVQPMLHMQDSYELILGIATDRTFGPTLLFGAGGTSAEVVADRAVALPPLDLVSAHELMARTRIHKLLKGYRNRPPADLDAIAETLVRLSHMAVEQPLIQELDINPLLAGEKGVIALDARIVVRQKR